The region GTAGTTAAATGTTTGATGTATTATAGGTAAAGAGAACCACTAGGTGTCATTGTAGACCAAATACTATATAGGTGTCCTTTACTGTAGCACTTTGGCTTCCTGAAAGATATATgctaaaaaatttaataaaatggaattttcGAATTCTTTAAAGAGCTGAGCTTTTTGTTGTTTCTTGATGgactattttctctctctctctctctctctctctctctctctctctctctctctctctctttctctctctcttctttttttgttgtgcTGGGTGTCACACCACAcaaggtcttgcacatgctaagcaaggcCTCTATATTGAGCTACACTCCTATACTTTGGTGGTCCTTTTGTAAAGCTGTCTGTATCCTACTCTGTGTTTTTAGGATATTATCAACTCGATAGTAACAACATTATTCATGGTCATCGTATCTGTTTTGGCACTGATACCAGAAACCACAACATGGACAATCTTTGGAGGGGTAAGTAGAGGTCTTCCTAGTTATTTGCAAACCAGAAGTACAGAAAACTGTAATATATCCTTTGGGTTCATAAGCCAATATACAGTGCCTACTGGCTTGATATTCTGTATGAATGAATACATGCCCCGATTCTTTTAACATGAAGAGATATGAGGTTCCTACACAGACCTTATTGGTATAAAGGCTATATCAGACTGAAAAAAAGCTGGTAGAGTCAGTTTCAATACTTAGCCATGAGAAACCTGAtatcaagcaaaagaaaaacatgatgAGGTATACAacgagtcaaaatgcattctgctgtcatatatacctaattagagtaaataaataaataaattttaaaaaaagaaaaacaggttttGTAgctcacattttttaaagaaaaagatacatATCACTTGTTAAGGTGAGACAGACTGTTCTGATACTTTTTCAGGTGGACTATAATAGATATCCTTATGACAAAGGATGTGGTAGGAAGGCTTGCAATTAAAGGTTAACTTTAACACcacttgaagaaaaataaatcaatttaatcTGACTTTACCCTagaaaacaaccaaaataaaagaGTCAAGAAATTATATTTCCATCTGAGATTCTTCTGGGGTTCCAAATCAtttgatttctaaattctaaTCCAGAGAATTGAATTACCAAGTTCTTCTCTCCTGCTTCCTTGTTTTTTCACAATATGGACCACTTAGAAGAATGGACCCCTCTTAGACAGCCATATGTTTCAGAACCCATGGTTTTCACCTCCCTTTGGCCTAAGCAACTTCTGGAGGGACcagaaatgctagaaatgaggcAACCCCATAACAGCAATTTCCCCTAATTGTTTTTTAAGACAATCTTATTATCCCTCTCTAATTGGAAGAAAAGCAGCCCAGGCATAGGACTTACATTCATTCGTCTATCTACTTAACTTGTTCATTCATCCTTTAAGTGCTGACACAGTAGAGGGCTATGCTACCCCATACAATAGTCACTAGCCAAATGTAGCTACTCAGTACTGGAAATGTGGCTAGTCTGGATTGAGATAAGATGTAAATATCAAATACACACTGACTTTCAAAGATTTACTAGCCTGCCCCCCAAATATACTTTATTAATAATTTGATCATATTAACACTATGTTAGATGATAACATTTTAGATCTATTGggctaaataaaatatggcaatAAAGTCAATTTtacttgtttacttttttaatgtggctCTGGAAAATCTTAATTATGTGGATTATATTGACGACTCACTAGCCCTTTTGAACAGTACTGGGTTAGAGTATGAGCCCTGTTTATCCTCAAGTTGCTCAAAGCCTTACCCAGGAGATAGACATGCACATAGCCGCATAAAAGCAGTTGACAGTAATTCTGGGCATAGACAGAAGAAAAAACTGCTTCCCCCTGGCAGTGGAATTGCAGTTTACCTACAAtgaggagaagaaaaggggaaagttTCCAGAGGGAAGAACCAGCAATGTGCATAAATGCCAAAGTCATAAAAGGATTGGCAGCAGGTACTTAGTGTGCTCAGGACCTAGGAGGCAGTGGCTTGAGACTAGGTGGAAAAGGAGACTGCAGGGGCAGGAAAATCAAATTTCCTGGTGGCTGGACAAAGCTGACCTAGTGGTATAGAGACAATAACATCTCCCTCCTCCATCCCAGGTGCTAGCTCTCAAATAGCCATCAGAGTACCTAAAGGCCACCTCCTGTTCTATTGGTCCCTTTAcctcaactttctttctttctttttcttttttttttttttttttgggtactgaataccccagggacattttacccctgaactacatccccattccttttttattttgaaacagggtcactaagttgccaaaagtctcactaaattgctgaggatggtctcaaactttcaatcctcctgcctcagcctcccaaatctctacgattataggtgtgcaccactactcctggctcaactttattttcttaaagccTGTTTAGAATCTTACCCCTTTAAGCAGTTGTAGCCCAGCCATTGGGAGTTCACTGAATCATCACTCcagttttccaattttttttttttaatcacagttgTAGTCCCCATGATTTAATCTTGAGCTGGTATTAGCTTTGACACTTTCTGCAGTGGTTTAGCAATAGAGAAATCAAATAATTGAACACTTGGGATAGAAATGTTGATCGATAACTAAATATGGTCTGTAGGGTTGAAAGGAATACATGCAGGAGCAAGTTGGCAGAAAGACAAGTTGGGTATGGTAGTGCCTggctgtaatcccaacagctcctGAGACTCAAGCAGGAATATCCCAAACTTGAgttcagccttggcaacttagcaagaatctgtctcaaagtaaaaaattaaaaggcccagggttatagctcagtggtaaagtgccactgggttcaatttccagtacaaacAACTTCACTAGTATTTCGGTTCACTTaaattatctttttcctttctgtaggCAGGAAAACTTGGTAAAGccttttccaattttaatttcgAGGGCAGCAGCAGGAAGCAATCTCAGCACCCTATCAAAAGGGGAATTCCTTGGGCAGACCACTTAACACGGGTGTGAATGACAGAAGTCAATGAGACCATGTCTTTGTTCCAGGTGTTTGGACTTATCACAGCAGTGTGCTGCCTTGCCGATGGTATCCTGCTTTACCGGAAGCTTTTGTTTAATCCAAGTGGTCCTTACCAGAAAAAGCCTGCTCATGACAGAGAAGTGTTCTAATCTTGTGTTTCTTGTTAGTTGGCAATAAGTATTAAACGTGTTTCTTTATTCCACATATTATCTGCTGTTCTTTTTGAACACTCAGTCTGGAAGCTGGAGGGAGAGTTTTCCCAACCCTGTACCCAGCCGGCCTTACTAGAACTCTGTGGGAGTGCCTGGAGCCGGGGATGGAATCTGGTTTTCCCTGCTCCTGGGTCTGTGCCAGGGAAAGAAGCATCAGGACCCCTCCAAATTGTCTCCAGAACGCTGTTCCTCCCGGGCTGGCCAGCAGCACCCAAGGGTGGGTTTGAAGAGTAGAGATTCTAAGTTTCCATGCTAGGCAGTAGCATCACATCCAGGTGGCAACAAGGGTGGCAGACAGACTCAGCTTGGTGGTGCTCGCGGCAAGAGCCGGGTGCACGCGAGGAGTAGGTGTTCAGCAGCCGTTGGGTTGCGACACTGGCTCCCAGAGAAAGCTGTGGGGTCAGCGCTGGCCTGAAGTCACAGGGCTAGCCTGACAAGGCCAAGCCTGAGGGCCCATCATGGATCCCCAGGACCCCAAACATGAGGAGCCTGCAGAACCTGCAGCAGCCCCGGGGTCCCCACAACCACCTGATCCAGCACCCTCTGCAGACCAGCCTTCTACAATCCAGCCTTCTGCATCGGTATCCAAGCCTCCTGAGTCCAAGCCCGAGGTGGCCAAGCGCCCTGCGTCCAAATACCCTGCATCCAAGCGCACTAAAAGAGCCAGAACCTCTGCTCCGTCTGGACGTGCAGAGCGACCGTATCCTGCTCAGGGTCAAGCGCGCAGGGCGCCTGAAGATCGCCGCAAACCTACACAACACCCTGGGACACCACAAGCCCCAAAAGGGAGTCCTGGTAAACCCCCTATGTCCAGAAGGGCGATGGTAGCCGTTCAAAAGCGTGCAGAGGGCCGAGCTAAAGTCCCAGAGACATTCAGGGACAGCGCCAAGTATTTTTGCTTCTCGCCTACTGGATTGTTGAAGATCCTGAGACTGGTGAGCCGAGAGCTGATGACCTGGCTGGGCGGGATGCAGGCCGCGAGGCCTCAGGGAGTGATGTCCAGGGGTGCCCCTCGGGAAAGCGTCCATATCCCCTCTGCCACTCTCTTGTATCACCTTACCTTTCCTCCCCACTTCTTGCCCCTTCCACACTTAACACTTACTACTAAATTTGCCCTCTACCTCCTGCCCGTGTCTTTTATATATCTGAGCCTTCCCCTCACAACTGAAATTAGAGAAGCAATGAAGATAATAGAAAATTTGTAAGTTAGCAAACATAAATAATAGGTTTGATTAATGTAAGCATTGTCATTTGAAAGAACTATTGATAGAACTCGGACCAATATAATCCATTAAAAACTGAGCAAGAAGCAggtgcggtggcgcatgcctgtaatcccaatggctcaggaggctgaggcaggaggatcacaagttcaaagccagcctcagaaaaatcaaagagctaatcgactcagtgagaccctgtctctaaataaaatacaaaatagggctgaggatgtagctcagtgtgagtgcccctgagttcaatccccagtaccaccatcccccccccaaaaaaaactggggaagacagaatatataaagttagaaagcagaaagaaaataatcacaaacACTGATGAAAGTGAAAGGATCTATAGGAGATTACAAAGCCAATGGATGTGAATAATTGGATGAAATGGTTGATTTgctatgaaaatgtaaattaccCAGACTGATCCCAGAATagataaaaatctaaacaaatataaacagaagaaaataagaaccTTATCAAAGTATTACCTTCCAAAATGAACCAGGCCCAGATATGTTCACAGGTAACTCTCGGATTTTCATAGACTATAATTCTGATACTACTCAAACTTCTTCAAAgattagagaaagaagaaacacttctgaaatgTTTTTACCAAGTCAATTGAATACTGATGTCAAAACCTGATcaagtttagaaaaataaaacaaagatctcACTTGTTCCAAAGCAAAACAATAATATAAACtggctggagatgtgggtcagtggtagagtgcttgcttacaGACATAgtgctgggttagatccccaggaAGAccaataatagtaatagtaataataataataataataatatttattagcaGAAAATGTTAATCAGTATTAAAAAACATATCACCAGAAGAAACATTAACATGATTCAATATTAGGAATCTATTAACATAATCCACCATATTATAAACAATATGAGATAAAATTATGAGATTAGATAAAAAATAGGGTTCGGAACACATGACAAAATTTAACATTCCTTTCTGGTTGCCACAAAGGAGGATGAGGAAAAAAGCCAGTAAAGCAGGGAGACACAGGTATTTCATCAACCTTGTAAAAATAAGCATTTCAACCCAAAAGTCAGTATCATCTTTAATTAAACAGCAGAAGTATTCCTattaaaatgaggaagaaaaggaCACCTACTAGCAACaatattattcaatattttcTCTGGAATCACTAATCATCAcaattgagaaaaaagaaataagtaagaaCATTTGAGAAGAAGCAGcaaaatatatcatttctttCAGCTGAAATGATTGTAAATCTGAAAAACGCCAAATCAattttagaatgtcataatttAGGTTACAACTgagttaatgaataaaataaaagcttttctGCAAATAACTacctaaaatatagaaaatatttcttttcacaaCAATAATCAAAAGGATCAAATACCTACaagcaaattaaataaatatgaaataccTACACAAAGAAACTGTTAAGACTAccgagaggaaaaaaagaaacactaaaataaagggaaagacttttcattttaatattcttttttagttgtagatggacacaatacctttattttatttatttttatgtggtgctgagggtcaaaccagtgccttacatgtgatAGGCAAGTGCTTCATTACTGAGCTACCAGtctatccccagcctttttttttttaattcaggttttatttttatttatttatttacttatttttgtggtgctggggattgaacccaggaccttgtgcatgtaaggcaagcattctactaactgagctatatccccatcccctaTCCTCAGGacttttgatcttttattttaatcagggtcttactaaattgctgaggctaatctCCAGTTTGTAATCCtctggaatcactgggattataggcacgcacTGCCATGCCAGACCCATACTTGATTCTTGATTAGGAAGACTGAGTTTTGTAATCTTTCTAAGTTAGAAGGTATGTGAAATCCCAATCAAAAGACCAGCAGGCTTAGTTTGGGGAACTTGACCAagataaaaatgggaataaaCAGTCCGAAAATGAAAAACAGGAGGAAGACTCGACCACACAGCATAGGGTgaactttctgatttttttaaaagtactcaaAGGAGTTGGCGATTTAATGAGAACATTCAGATTCAGGTATATCTGAGAACTTAGTATATGACAAAGATTGGACTTCAGATCCATTGGAAAAACATTGGCATTTCCTAGTCTATGATGTTGAGATGATCAATAGTTgtttggaaaggaaaacaaaaaaaaaaataaggctctACCTCACTCTATCAAAATCATACATATTTACTTCACTTTACCAGTATACGTACAGACTTCTTTCTAGAAATATAAACCTGGCAATAGTGATTAATTTTAAGGAGAGAGACCAGGAAACATTCAAGATGGTGGATTAGAAGAAAGTTGTAATTCCAGTTGGTCCAGGGCTCGAGATTCAAGCAGTAGGAATattgcttctcagcaaggtgggtggaAGAGGGAATTCCCTCAAATTCAATATTAGACAATTGTCACGTCCCACAACTAAACACTCAAGGTCACCCCACGTGAAATGGGCTGgcacgaaataatcacacagaagcagagaaatacctttttctttgggtcctgtgacagctcctctgaccttaggggtctgtgaaaagagaaagaggagtacgtgctgaacccttttattgggaaaGAGcgattcaaatgaggcaaggggtaggattCCAGGggaataggtgagtgtagctcaacccctCCACACACAGGTGATGCCTGCACCTGGAGCCACACTTTGCTATCCCAACTGGGACAACGCCCATGTCACCACAAAATATAGTGATtggtcagagcctcctgcttcaggactggaatcCCTGGTCATTCAGAACAGCTCCCCACAGACAATCAGAGTCTGTTATAGACTTAAGAAATTTGCATGCCTTGAACAAAGAGCAATAAACAGTACTTTGAAGCCAAGTCagttgcagcagcagcagcaatacTGGTTCACCAAAGAGGGAAGGAATAGCACAAAAACAGCGGATAAAATTGGCACGGAAAACATCTATagatcagaaaagcagcctgaacttTACTGTTTCAAAGGATGCACGGCTAACTGGTGTTTGGaaattgttctttatttctcAACGGGGAgcagagagctgaggcaggagccatcTGGAGGTGACCACATTACAGCAGCTGCTGCTGGAACCCGGGAGAATGATCAGGGCAAACATTGCCCTAATGCCCCAGCAAGTGCCTAATGCATGGCCTAGGGTATATTTACCAGAATGTGAGTGAAACAGGGCACAGAGAAGATGGTACCTGGGGATTCAGGTCAGAAAAATGAAGTCAACTCCAACTCGCTTTTCCTTTGAATCTGGAGGCCCCGGTGACCAGCTGAAGAAAGTCAGGAAACTGAATACACAGGGACTGAGCCTGGGAAGGCCATATTTGTGAGCAGCAGAGTGTATGAGAGCTGTGGAAGACTGCTTCCTGCCCCGAGGAGAATTCTTTGGAGGCTCCTGAGCCTCACACTCCCGGCAGAGATCAGCATCTTCCAGGCCCTAGAGGTGTGTTGATGGAATTTCTCCAGAGCAGATAACACCCACCAAAGCTCCTAAGTCCTGGTCAGACCTAAGTCCCAGTCCTGGAACCCCCCTCACAGAACTCAGCCGCAGCCTCTCCCTAGgagtgaattgagctgatatgtCCAGACAAAACTGCAATCAGCAGTATTTCCCAAACCATCCCGCCTTATGCtagtgagaagggaagctgagagctgTTTCAATCAACTTGGGTTTTAGGCCACTCCACCTGGCAGCTCGATGAGCaagcaacacaaaaagaggaaggggttaAACTCTAGCCCTTGcatgtctctgtctctgtctctgtctctctttcccccCATAGtgcaagaagaaatggaaagaaggataATCGGGCATAAGCAGCAACCATCCATCCTTGTCTACTGTTTTGACAACCTCAGTGaagaattctttcatttttcattaatggtcattaatatttatttttagtgttcttGCCACACTGATTAGTTTGTAGATACACATacgtatttcttttttcttcttcttagcaTTTTTTATGAGAgttatttttccttgtcttttgagggttagggttttgattTGTTgatcttgtttttgtttctctttgtttctctttctctccttcttccacTAACAACCAAATtgtcttgttctctctttctctctccctttgcttttcctgtttttatcctctttttttaaagCCAACCCTTTTagcatctcttctgcattctcacTCTTCATATTATGAACATTCTAAACTTCCTTATAAGCCCTACCAcatattcttttctcttaactGATTTTTTACCATCCTTTAGAACGATTTGATATGTAACTTACATCCCCACCACTCATATTTTTGCAGTTACTAGCATTGTGCATGACAGAGATGACACCTGTTGTTTACTTTAATGCTAGATCTAGTTCACCATATTTGTGTTTGCTATTGGCAATTGCTGACACCACCATTCCTGGTTTTGTGGCAATTAGTGTTGTGAATGTCATAGTGCATACcagatatttattttgatgttgtaTACTGTTTGCATCCATTGTTACTATTGTTTGTTTCCCCCTTTTCTGTGAGGTGCTGGTAATTTACAGGAAAACTACCCATTCTCAGGGTAGAAACTCTCCTGCTAAACTAAACCCAGCCAAAAGACAATGCACCTTGCTCCACATACAAATTAACCACTCTCAAACTTCAGCTATACTTTAATacaagaaattgaagaaataaaatcccCTAGTGACCCAGACCCAAGTAGGAATGGCCTCAGGTCCCACACATGGATATCTACTcccacaggggaaaaaaacacaaagaaaattaacACAAAGACTGTGAATACCACACCTATGAAATGTTTCAACCTAGACCACTCTAGGACACTTTGGCAAAAGAAAGATGTGCCCTAAAAAGATCTACACATAGAGTGGAAGAAAAATCCATCCCAACAGATGCATAAACCCAACAcaggaatacaaaaaaatatgaaaaaacaaggtagCATGACACCACCCTAAATTTGTAATTTATCAGCTACTTCAAATAGTTTGAATGGATGAAATATCAGCTAAAGAATTCAaaagtgattataaaaatgatcaatgaattccaagagaacacagaaaaataaggaATTCAATAGAGGTCATCAATGAGAGattcaataaagaaatgaatacaaaGCAGTTAAAAGTCTCTCTCAGAGAATAGATCATTCTGAAGAAAGAATCTCAGACCTAGAAGACAAAGATGGCTTGCCTTGATCATTCAGAcactattaaagaaaataaataaccatgACTAGATTATACAAGAACTTCAGAACAACTTAAGAGACCAAATATAAGAATCACTGGAGTTGAAGAGGGTTGTAAGATGCAGGTTAATGGAATGGGTAACCTCCtcagggaaataaaaacagaaaattttccaaaacttGAGAAAAGGATGGACATTCAGATACAggaaccccaaatagacaagatcaaaaaTGAATCACTCCacaacacattataattaaaatggttaACATACCAAACAAAGATAGAATTTCAAAAGCCTTGAGAGAAAATGTCACAGGTCAAATTTAAACAAGTCAAAcagaattacaaaaagaaaatagcagtCAGCCAAGATTAGTGTATCTAACAGAGCTATCTTCCAGAATCaaaggtgaaaaaagaaaaaaaaaaaaccttcctagATAAGCAGAAACAAAATGAATGCATATCGACTGAGTCAGCACTGCAGAAAATGCCTAAAGAAATATTTCACAGAGAAGAATTCAAAAACAAGCTCCAGAGCTCATAAATGAACAAATCTCATTTTAAGGGTAattaagcaaatgagaaacaggaccacattaaacattagaaataaatcaaatattagCAGGAACTAATAAACACTTCTCTATAATAACATGAACATAAATGGTCTCAACTTACcagttaaaagacatagactggcagaatgattggaaaaacaaaatctaacTATCTTATTTGCAAGAGACATACTTTACAGGCAAAGACAGC is a window of Ictidomys tridecemlineatus isolate mIctTri1 chromosome 15, mIctTri1.hap1, whole genome shotgun sequence DNA encoding:
- the LOC101967715 gene encoding chemokine-like factor isoform X3 encodes the protein METAMQLKPRHRPFCCSVKGHVKMLRLDIINSIVTTLFMVIVSVLALIPETTTWTIFGGVFGLITAVCCLADGILLYRKLLFNPSGPYQKKPAHDREVF
- the LOC101959769 gene encoding uncharacterized protein LOC101959769; its protein translation is MDPQDPKHEEPAEPAAAPGSPQPPDPAPSADQPSTIQPSASVSKPPESKPEVAKRPASKYPASKRTKRARTSAPSGRAERPYPAQGQARRAPEDRRKPTQHPGTPQAPKGSPGKPPMSRRAMVAVQKRAEGRAKVPETFRDSAKYFCFSPTGLLKILRLILLIVAIACFVSGKAHETYIAITIQEACIVLVFILVYVVTLHHLLVFLHWPLFDLINSIISTVFLLVVAIVTGQEKERRPLFYIGGVFCLVAAIVCLIDALVVTKEMRTAMKKAAKVKFVLPKAQKPTPQAS